The genomic region TATAGCAATTAGATAGCAGataaaaattattttaaattaggttatataataaaatagatacctaaaagatttaatttaaatttattatccctaaaaaactactaaagtataaaaggGGTAAAGCCCTAGcgaatacttatataattaatgctaactatataataaagactagagaactaaaaacctctagTTAAATTATTTAGGGGTGTAAAAAGGCTTAATAGCGCCTTAACAATAGGTAAGAGTAAACTAGCCAGAATaactaataaaagtaatGCCAGTAaaagtaactaaaatattaaaaataaggttatttaaatGCTTATTAAGCAGAATATAAAGAGctagcttaactttaaatgCAGATAGGAGTTTATTGCAAATCCCCTTACCCTTAATAGGAATATCCTTATAGATATCTAGATAAAGGATTGccaaataaaggcaggttacagcagagatattataggcataaaagggcattatagaggtaatctaaatagatatttccTTagaagtaagtttaatactaccCTAAAAATAAGTTAGCtaaaaagttaaagaagccttaataaaaaatatataaaaataaggtaCTAGAGTGcctaaaggtcttaaagggatataatatcttaagactgaattataatagttaaagtgctattactactaaaggcagggttatatatacagtTAGTAACTACTTACTAAGCCGCgctataagacttaattatagtataggcCTGCTAGACCTAAATAGAATTAAGTTTCttattagtaaaataatcctaaaggcacttaattgctaggtagtaagcctaaactgCACTAAAGTACTTATAAGGAACTGGTAAAATGTTAGTAAAAACCTAGCAATTAAGgtagagaaatatatataaagctatatttcttttagttattaatatagaaaatataatactttagcaAGAGGCcggtataatattaaagagagagattgcagtagatattataaatacagtaaaaatataggattttactaggagattaattaattagctaaacctctagattatagataaacttttaaagaatatttatatagaagttaatataagatatagtaataaaactattagaaattataactaaaaaattttaaagataagtaaataaaatattaataagagcttactaaaaactaataattttagtaaggtaaaaaaatataaatactaaaatctagttattaagataatataaatatagactACCTTATAACAGTCtactaatatcttactaaaataatataatataatacttaaatctttaagactaatatattactattagaattattatatattaaagagggGTATTAgattaagaaaataaaataattgcttatatttaggtaaaaccttagcaagatgccagaagttaagggatttaaatatagaatttcccctcttctagaagaaggataatatataagctttctaataACTTAACGTGGTTGATAAGCATACCGACCGGACAAGTATACCGACCAGCTTAACCTACACCTTAAAATCCAgattataaaagcttataaaaggcttaaacTAAGCCTAAAATggctataaatttaatagtttatatataagtctttaattaaactataggAATATTTTtagatttttaataaaattccttataattataaaccttattttatatttatactgtAATTTATACTGTATAATtaagctttactatataaaggagattttttaaaaatctaaaaaaaatatattatatagtttattatatactattttaaaaaataattttattagatttctagctattttatttaaggtagttaggtcTTATAGGGTAGGCTATTTTTAGGTATACAGTATACTGATCGGCTTACTTGTCCGGTCGGCATGCTTATCAACCAcgttatattataataaataatatatgTATAGTTTTTACTTAcaaggtaattaaattaagctattgaattaattaatatctttatatatatataactctTTCATAAAGATAAAGGTAAGCTGAGTCTGCCTATAGCACGAGATACCTATTTAGTTTAGGACTTTATGACACTCAGTTGTCAATCTTACGCCCTTGGATCGACGGGTGTGGGCCATATCCATGGTTGCCTTACATGCTGCATGATCCAAGCCACGATAGGATTCTTAAACACACTCTGTTAATATCCGATCAGTATCAAATCGATACGTATACGACAAACACACAAACACAAGGCGCTAGGaacatcaatcaatctcAACAAGTCAAGAGTGGATGAGGGGTGATTAGTGTTGCTCTTGTCTTGGTGATATTATTATGCTGCAGACGACGGAGGTCAGATTCAACGTGAAACCGTGAATATTTTGATTGTCATAACGCAGGCAACTTACACCTTTCCAACTTTGAAACTCATAACCGCATGGCCACCAGAGAGCCCTATTCACGGCCCTTTCCTGAACACAAGTGGAGGCCGCCGCCAGAAGCTGCTGGAAACACGAGAGCATGTTCAAAGTTTGAGGTGAGGTTGACTCACTCGGCAAACAAGCCGCCAGTTGTGCACTACACAGAGTACGCCCTGCGTTTGACAGGTTTCAACAAGCAGCAAGGCAGTGACTGCCAATGCCAGGCCCCCCTTGAAAGTTTCGTTTAGTTCATCGGCGGTAAGGCTGAGCTTAACtcaatacctaggtagtcagATATATTGTGTCGGTATATAAAAGGCTCGAGGAGACTAGTGGGAGccctctcttccttttcctaTCACACACAAGCCTGACTGCTTTGAATTCACAAGTACACTCTAGAACCTGAATCCAAAGTTGCGGACTTGAGCATGGCTTCCGCTACTGAGCTTCGGCCTACTCAGCCGCCCTCATTTTCAACACATCAGCACGCAACACCATCTTTGCCTTTGGTACCATCGACCAAGTACCACGATGAGGTAGAAATGGACCTAGCTATCCATCTCGCCACGCTCTGCCGCAAAAGCCTTGTCGAGCTCGACTCGCATCTTCCTGGCTTCaagccttctcatcctttcaCTGCAGATGAGATCGTTTCTCTGCCGCTTGATAAGCATCGGATCGATGATACCCTTCATGAACTCCCTCGACGCAAATCTGCTCGACACAACCTGGCCGTCGCTATTTCCTCCTTTTTGTACCCTGTGCATCAGGGTTCGCTGACAGCCATCATACGCTACGAGGAAGACCGTGTGCGCCTCCGTGCTTGGGCCGCCTTGCAGCGCAGGTATGACATGCTAAAGGCCACTATTCGCAACGGTCATACCACCCGTGGCCTGTCCAGTGGTGCCGCCCCTGGTGTCCAGGCGCCTGTTTGGGCCTCCCGTATCACATCACAGGGAGTTTGGGACCCTGCCAAGTATCCCATTTCTCTTGAAGGTGTGCCAGCAATCCCCATGCCTGTTGAGATCGCCCACGAGGCCGATCTTGCGCCATTCCTGAACCACCTTGGGGGTGGGGGCACTTCCAAGCtgaatggtgatgagaaaggCTTCGAGTTGGATGATGGGCGAGGTGAGCCTTACTATGGTGTGAAAGGCGCCGAGTTCCGCAAAGGTGTTGTCTATGAGGATGGGCGCATGGATCTATGCAAAATGGTCGTTGGACCTGATCATATTGGTAAACTGATGGACTCACTTCGACCTAATAAGTTTGTACGCCACTTCCTCCTGGGCAATAACATCGTCGGCCCTGCAGGTGCTCATGAGATCGCCAATTTCATCCACGACCTCCCTGGACGAATTGATACTTGGTATCTCGCTGGAAACTGCATCGACGGACCCAGCTTCAATATTCTCGTCGACGCCATGGTCAAGTCCgacgccatcaccaacatttGGTTGAAACGAAACCCACTTGGACTCCATGCATCTGAGGATGTTTATCGACTCATAACTGGAGTTCGGAATCTGCGAACTCTTGATCTCGACCAAACTCAGCTCGGTGACCGTGGAGTTTCGGACCTGTTCAACCGCTTGGCAGGTCACAGGATGCCCGAGGGTGCGAAACTACCCCTGAAACATATCTATCTCAACGGCAATGGCATCTCAAATGAGGGTGCACAGGCCCTTGGTAGGTTCCTCGCATCTCCGCACTGCGGCTTGACGTCCATCTACATGTCATCAAACCCATTAGGAGATTCTGGTGCAAATGCCCTTGCTCAAGCACTACCCAAGGCACCGTATCTGACTCGATTGCTCTTACAGTCGATCGGAGTCAGCACCAAAGGTGCCGTTGCACTGTGCAAGGCTGCTACTGGCCATCCCGTTCTCGAAGTGTTAGATCTTGGACAGGCTTATGCCACTCATGATCTTGGGCAGGCCTACAACTACATCGAGGATGGTGCCGTAACTGCCATTCAGGACCTTGTCTCGGCCAAGAGCCGTCTGTCCTATCTCAACTTTGGACATATGGCAGTGGCACCTCCGGCAATCAATCTCATTTCAGAGGCAGTGCTCAAGAGCCCGTCGCTCGTGTTCTTCGCGGCCTACCCAATTCTGCCAGATCCAGACCTCAGGGCCGCAACCTTCAGGCCAGCAGTTGACACGACTTTCGCCAACCCAGCTGAGCCGACCAGGCCGCAGATTCTAATGAGCAAGGCAGTCCAAGAGCATCTTTCTGCCAATGTCAAGGCTCGGTATGGTGAGGAAACCTCGTACAGTCAGTTCATGGAGGAGGATAAACGCTGGCTCGTGAGCGATAAGACCGATGTGCGCAAAATCGACAGCGTGTACCGTAATCGCGATGCTGGTCTCGCCCGTCGCCGGCTCCTGACTCTAGTCAAAAATTGGGAGGAGGGTGATGAGACCCTTGACCGTGTCATGACAGCTCATGCCCCAACCTGCTCTTTGCGTCGACACTGAGTAACAGAAAGGGTCGAGGAGCAGTTGCTTACTTTTGACTGTCTTCGCATTGGAAGTCTATTTCACTGTTTGAATGGTTGTTTCTTACATTGTTGGAATGTACCTAACCAGGAAGTGGAGGATAGGAGAGCATTTGCTTATCTAACTTGGAGAATGGATATATTCGCTCCCTTGAAAGGTTGTTATTATTCTTAGAAACCTGCACTTCGAATTGAGTACGTTGAGAAATGTCCATTCTAACATGATGCATGGAGTAGTATACTTGCAGAAGGCTGTGGTGCTGTGGGTGTGGGTGTGGGTGGTAGTAAACTCAAACACTATCAGGCATGTTATGTTAGTACCTTGCCTGATAGCTGAGGTAGGTATCGCACGTGATAGACGTGGTTGTGACATGATAGGAAGCTTCCGCAACAGTTACCGTATCCCCCGCGTCACGTCTCAcgtcttgcccttgccatACTTACcaacctaccttagtactaATAAGGTACAATACCTAGCCGTAGATCTGATCGCATGACGTTCCGATCCCTTTCTCTCCAAATAACTCACAGACCCAATGTCGAATCAACCttaaaggaaattaatatTCCAATTATACGGATAAATAAACCATGTTTCTACGTGCGTAGCTTATCAGTCGCTAAAAACGCAAACCACTTGACAACACCTTCTTAGTCTCCTTTGATTAGTTGAGGACCTTATACCAGAACTCCACGTCCAACTCCTAGTGACCTCCACGCAAAGCGCCTCTATCAACCACCATATTTCTAAATCGAGGGCTCGCACAGCGATGCCTCAAAAGCGCAAGCGACCAGACCAAGATCCCTCTGAACAAGAATTGTTGCCTGCATCCGCACTCAaatcaacatcttctgaCTCTCAATCAAAATCCACCGGCGCGCGTCGGGCGACGCGTCAAACCCCAGTAattccaccaacaccagtgaCGCAACTACAACCTCAACCACGCACGGAAACGGCGGTGCCGCCTCCTATAATACCTACACtatcatcagcttcttcgaAACCGACAACCTCCCCAGAGCAGAAGCGGAGTCGTGCCTCCAACGGCCGTCCCCAACTACCTTCATCACAACCCACGACGCAAAGTCAACACCCCCCTTCTGTGCTGCGATGGGCTCCGCTTGAACAGCCTGGCCCAGCAGTAAGGCCTCcccctcatcatctccatccaACAACGATGGCAGCCATGCCCCCACCTCGGCCGATTGCCGCTGGTCGTCCACCATCAGACTTGGTTGCGCCTGAGATCACCTATCATGTGCCCCAGTCGCATACAAACTCATTCCAGCGGACCTCAGCTCTTGTCCGACCTCATGGCCCTACGGCACAACCACCACGTATACTCGAACGACCGCCGCCTCCGACAGTCACGCCAGTTCACCCTCCGAAGCCTCCTGTCCCACCCTCTGTACGGCCGCCTCTTCGAGCTGATCGCAACATTGATAAAGTCGTGTTGGGTAATATGTGCTTCAGTACGTGGTATCCTAGCTACTATGGAAAAGAAGTGCTTGGGGAATCATCAGGCAATCTAGGCAAAATAGGCAGCAAGGACCTGGGGGCCAAAGATCAAGCTACAGGTGGTAAATCATCATCCCGGCGGGATCGCGAACATCACCCAGTAGTTGATCGCCTCTACGTGTGTCCTACCTGCTTCAAGTACTCCAAGGAGTTGGTTGCCTGGTGTCATCACGTCCATGTGTGTGAGAGGAAGACTCAGATGCCTGGTCGGAAGGTATACACTCATCCACGGGGGCGCAGAAAGATTCTTGTTCCCCA from Fusarium fujikuroi IMI 58289 draft genome, chromosome FFUJ_chr04 harbors:
- a CDS encoding related to histone acetyltransferase produces the protein MPQKRKRPDQDPSEQELLPASALKSTSSDSQSKSTGARRATRQTPVIPPTPVTQLQPQPRTETAVPPPIIPTLSSASSKPTTSPEQKRSRASNGRPQLPSSQPTTQSQHPPSVLRWAPLEQPGPAVRPPPHHLHPTTMAAMPPPRPIAAGRPPSDLVAPEITYHVPQSHTNSFQRTSALVRPHGPTAQPPRILERPPPPTVTPVHPPKPPVPPSVRPPLRADRNIDKVVLGNMCFSTWYPSYYGKEVLGESSGNLGKIGSKDLGAKDQATGGKSSSRRDREHHPVVDRLYVCPTCFKYSKELVAWCHHVHVCERKTQMPGRKVYTHPRGRRKILVPHDNKTSGPKRRKGEGNIRLVEEIVQDEGEWSVWEVDGEKDGLFCQNLSLFAKLFLDNKSVFFDVTGFNYFLLVYTPPSRSSQTATEHEPEPPSPRITGFFSKEKMSWDNNNLACILIFPPWQRKGLGALLMGASYEISRREGILGGPEKPISDLGKKGYKRYWAGEIARWLLTINMDSKTPQKEVLVDLSDCSKATWILPEDCLQVLRDMGVVEEAGLGPRKPEEKPVREAEAEEKKGEDTTRTSPTADGGAKEETVPVVKMVPRIRIDKQAVRRYVAENRISLERMCDPAGFVEGYAIKAPEVVEEEVVEAEE